In one window of Porites lutea chromosome 8, jaPorLute2.1, whole genome shotgun sequence DNA:
- the LOC140946163 gene encoding methylated-DNA--protein-cysteine methyltransferase-like — MTQVGYFESPVGLYEVTADNDGVTSIKPLGTTSAPTKNAPKGSMKGEHAGSPSSQHIENCIAWLDAYFSNSSSLGEVKLPALNTRGYENKPFCRKVWQILKDHVKAGDTVTYGELANMAGNPKGARAVGMAMKTNPIPIIIPCHRVVKSGGDLGNYSSYNGVATKKWLLQHENAIIKGN; from the coding sequence ATGACGCAAGTTGGATATTTCGAATCTCCGGTTGGACTTTACGAGGTCACTGCTGATAACGATGGCGTAACGAGCATCAAGCCTCTAGGAACGACTTCAGCTCCTACGAAAAACGCGCCAAAAGGTAGTATGAAAGGCGAGCATGCTGGTTCGCCGAGCTCTCAACACATCGAGAACTGTATCGCTTGGTTAGATGCCTACTTTTCTAATTCTTCTTCTCTGGGGGAAGTTAAACTACCAGCGCTCAATACACGAGGCTACGAAAACAAGCCATTTTGCCGTAAAGTGTGGCAGATTCTTAAAGATCACGTGAAAGCTGGGGACACGGTGACGTACGGAGAACTAGCCAATATGGCGGGAAATCCCAAGGGAGCTAGAGCAGTCGGAATGGCCATGAAGACAAACCCAATCCCTATTATCATACCGTGCCACAGGGTTGTGAAGAGTGGAGGAGATCTTGGAAATTACAGCTCGTACAATGGAGTTGCTACCAAAAAATGGCTCCTACAGCATGAAAATGCTATTATTAAAGGAAACTGA
- the LOC140945869 gene encoding sodium/bile acid cotransporter 7-A-like, with protein MLARLQKNWFLIGIVVVISLAKIAPFIGAKGGILKPEITVKYVAVSTIFLNSGLSLKTEELKSALSNVRLHVFVQSFTLAFVPGLMSLIVRILQFTSLNEWLLKGLLVVGCMPPPVSSAVILTKAVGGNEAAAIFNSAFGSFLGIFVTPFLLLVFLGSSSGVPFLLIVAQLSMTVVCPLLVGQFLRRYIKDWMEETKPPFGTISSCVLLLIIYTAFCDTFSQKTGDIDSTDLLSVIVIIVLLQCCLLALTFSLATMKESTFTPADTVAIMFASTHKSLTLGIPMLKIVFAGYKYLSLISIPLLIYHPVQILLGGLLVPVVKGWMLSAQQKEKAAVNAAI; from the coding sequence ATGCTCGCTAGGCTGCAAAAGAACTGGTTTTTAATCGGGATCGTTGTGGTGATTAGCTTAGCTAAAATTGCACCGTTCATTGGCGCTAAAGGTGGGATTTTAAAGCCCGAAATTACTGTCAAGTACGTGGCTGTGTCAACTATCTTTTTGAACAGTGGTTTGTCATTGAAGACAGAAGAGTTAAAAAGTGCCCTTAGCAATGTGCGATTGCATGTATTTGTTCAGAGTTTTACGCTGGCCTTTGTCCCTGGTTTGATGTCACTAATAGTGAGAATCTTGCAGTTTACGAGCTTGAATGAATGGCTATTGAAAGGACTATTGGTGGTGGGATGTATGCCTCCCCCAGTCTCATCAGCCGTGATACTTACAAAGGCTGTTGGTGGAAATGAGGCAGCAGCGATCTTCAACTCCGCGTTCGGAAGTTTCCTCGGAATATTCGTCACCCCTTTTCTACTGCTCGTGTTCCTAGGATCCTCTTCTGGAGTTCCATTTCTTttgatcgtagcccagttatccATGACCGTGGTATGTCCTCTGTTAGTGGGGCAGTTTTTAAGAAGGTACATAAAGGACTGGATGGAAGAGACCAAGCCTCCATTTGGAACTATCAGTAGCTGTGTTTTACTGTTGATAATCTACACAGCATTTTGTGATACATTTTCTCAGAAAACTGGAGACATTGATTCAACAGATTTATTATCCgttattgtcattattgtcTTATTACAATGTTGTTTATTGGCCCTCACGTTTTCCTTGGCAACCATGAAAGAATCAACATTCACCCCAGCGGACACAGTTGCTATCATGTTTGCTTCGACACACAAATCTTTGACTTTAGGCATTCCTAtgctaaaaattgtttttgcgGGCTACAAGTACCTTTCATTGATCTCAATTCCTCTGCTGATTTATCACCCTGTGCAAATTTTGCTGGGTGGCCTGTTGGTTCCTGTGGTGAAAGGCTGGATGTTAAGTGCACAGCAGAAAGAAAAGGCAGCTGTCAATGCAGCTATATAG